A DNA window from Arachis duranensis cultivar V14167 chromosome 3, aradu.V14167.gnm2.J7QH, whole genome shotgun sequence contains the following coding sequences:
- the LOC107477938 gene encoding uncharacterized protein LOC107477938: MIADDSGDDIGASEPAGAGGGSSSVTQQYPPHFSSLDSDAMRQPGDKEDALLSVKTYSIRRGVQYKVVESDYCRYVGKCYEFGNGCTWLIRLSLRQRKGIWEVKRYNGPHTCLASSITSDHRRLDYHVISAFIMPMVRADASVSIKVLLNATASHYGFRTTYRRVWMAKQKAVALIYGDWNESYNELPRWVLGVQVTMPGSIAVLRTSPVRIGGQLDESQAYFHRLFWTFPPCIEVFRHCKPLVSIDGTHLYGKYGGTLLVAIAQDGNSNILPVAFALVEGENADLSTKGERTSRNGLCDRVLEVVSVIQSNCEAPCRLQVGLDTFNKVLTELLSSTQLGLRLSPLAYKKFGQPTIRCFHQGAYRKVPHTLED, translated from the exons ATGATTGCTGATGATAGTGGCGATGATATTGGAGCGAGTGAGCCTGCCGGTGCCGGTGGTGGCTCTAGCTCTGTCACACAGCAGTACCCTCCAcatttttcatctttggactCGGATGCCATGAGGCAGCCGGGG GATAAGGAGGATGCCCTATTAAGTGTGAAGACTTACAGCATCCGCCGAGGTGTACAATACAAGGTTGTGGAGTCTGATTATTGCCGTTACGTTGGCAAGTGTTATGAGTTCgggaatgggtgcacatggttgattcggCTGAGTCTTCGGCAGCGCAAGGGCATATGGGAGGTCAAACGTTACAATGGACCGCATACTTGTCTCGCCAGCTCTATCACCAGCGATCACAGGAGGTTGGATTATCATGTGATATCGGCATTCATTATGCCAATGGTTAGAGCTGATGCATCCGTTAGCATCAAGGTGCTCCTAAATGCGACTGCCTCGCACTATGGGTTCAGGACGACCTACAGGAGGGTCTGGATGGCGAAACAGAAGGCTGTTGCACTCATTTATGGTGACTGGAATGAGTCTTACAACGAGCTCCCAAGGTGGGTGTTAGGAGTGCAGGTGACCATGCCTGGTTCTATTGCAGTTCTTCGGACTAGTCCTGTTCGAATTGGGGGACAGCTGGACGAATCTCAGGCTTATTTTCACAGACTGTTCTGGACTTTCCCACCGTGTATCGAGGTATTTCGTCATTGCAAGCCGTTGGTTAGTATTGATGGGACGCATCTATATGGCAAGTATGGGGGTACTCTGCTTGTTGCAATTGCACAGGACGGGAACTCCAACATACTCCCTGTTGCATTCGCACTAGTCGAGGGTGAGAATGCTGATTTGA GTACCAAGGGAGAAAGAACCAGTAGGAATGGTCTCTGCGACCGTGTACTCGAAGTTGTCTCTGTCATACAAAGTAACTGTGAAGCACCTTGTCGTCTTCAAGTTGGCCTCGATACATTTAACAAGGTGTTGACTGAATTGTTGTCTAGTACCCAGCTGGGCCTCCGCCTCTCTCCCCTTGCGTACAAAAAGTTCGGCCAACCGACCATACGTTGCTTTCACCAAGGAGCATACAGGAAGGTTCCTCACACCCTTGAGGATTGA
- the LOC107477937 gene encoding uncharacterized protein LOC107477937, whose protein sequence is MIADDSGDDIGASEPASAGGGSSSGVQQYHPHFSSLDLDAMRQPGVSGEAAGFGARDAEGSAGMIEFQVGHIRRGVQYKVVESDYRRYIGKCYEFGNGCTWLIRLSLRQRKGIWEVKRYNGPHTCLASSITSDHRRLDYHVISAFIMPMVRADASVSIKVLLNATASHYGFRPTYRRVWMANQKAVALIYGDWNESYNELPRWVLGVQVTMPSSIAVLRTSPVRIGGQLDESQAYFHRLFWTFPPCIEAFRHCKPLVSIDGTHLYGKYGGTLLVAIAQDGNSNILPVAFALVEGENAESWSFFLSHLRQHVTLHPGLLVISDRHNGIKAALEAPDGGWLPPAVYRAFCIQHVAANFALTFKGKDARRLLVNAAYAKTKVEFDYWFDILRSEDPAMCDWAN, encoded by the exons ATGATTGCTGATGATAGTGGCGATGATATTGGAGCGAGTGAGCCTGCTAGTGCCGGTGGTGGCTCTAGCTCTGGCGTACAGCAGTACCATCCAcatttttcatctttggaccTGGATGCCATGAGACAGCCGGGGGTATCTGGGGAGGCTGCAGGATTTGGCGCTAGAGATGCAGAAGGATCAGCTGGTATGATAGAGTTCCAGGTTGGTCA CATCCGCCGAGGTGTACAGTACAAGGTTGTGGAGTCTGATTATCGCCGTTACATTGGCAAGTGTTATGAGTTCgggaatgggtgcacatggttAATTCGGCTGAGTCTCCGGCAGCGCAAGGGCATATGGGAGGTCAAACGTTACAATGGACCGCATACTTGTCTCGCCAGCTCTATCACCAGCGATCACAGGAGGTTGGATTATCATGTGATATCGGCATTCATTATGCCAATGGTTAGAGCTGATGCATCCGTTAGCATCAAGGTGCTCCTAAATGCGACTGCCTCGCACTATGGGTTCAGGCCGACCTACAGGAGGGTTTGGATGGCGAATCAGAAGGCTGTTGCACTCATTTATGGTGACTGGAATGAGTCTTACAACGAGCTCCCAAGGTGGGTGTTAGGAGTGCAGGTGACCATGCCTAGTTCTATTGCAGTTCTTCGGACTAGCCCTGTTCGAATTGGGGGACAGCTGGATGAATCTCAGGCTTATTTTCACAGACTGTTCTGGACTTTCCCACCGTGTATCGAGGCATTTCGTCATTGCAAGCCGTTGGTTAGTATTGATGGGACGCATCTATATGGCAAGTATGGGGGTACTCTGCTTGTTGCAATTGCACAGGACGGGAACTCCAACATACTCCCTGTTGCATTCGCACTAGTCGAGGGTGAGAATGCTGAGTCTTGGTCATTCTTTCTCTCCCACCTCCGTCAGCACGTCACCCTACATCCGGGTCTGCTTGTTATCTCTGACAGGCATAACGGCATCAAAGCCGCCCTTGAGGCTCCCGACGGGGGCTGGCTGCCTCCGGCTGTATACCGAGCTTTCTGCATTCAGCACGTAGCAGCAAATTTTGCCCTCACCTTCAAGGGTAAAGATGCAAGGAGGCTTCTCGTTAACGCTGCCTATGCTAAGACGAAGGTTGAGTTCGATTACTGGTTTGATATTCTTCGCTCGGAAGATCCGGCGATGTGTGATTGGGCAAACTAG
- the LOC107477890 gene encoding uncharacterized protein LOC107477890 (The sequence of the model RefSeq protein was modified relative to this genomic sequence to represent the inferred CDS: added 3 bases not found in genome assembly) — protein MSTLVRNSTLSFSRKYRYESLGQLLGRDKMVKSISYRRRRAKQRQIFLTTYKLSSLNDDDFHVVDNGDSNNNNKNKKPAMKKVAVKVKKIVASVLMFMRTASFRSSCNNPRTSSAIADATSPLSNRKNRF, from the coding sequence AGCACCCTTGTCCGAAACTCAACCCTCTCTTTCAGTCGCAAATACAGATACGAGTCACTTGGGCAGCTTCTTGGCAGGGACAAAATggtcaaatcaattagttacaGGCGCAGAAGAGCCAAGCAGAGGCAAATCTTTCTCACAACTTACAAGTTATCTTCTTTGAACGATGATGATTTTCATGTTGTGGACAACGGTgacagtaataataataataagaacaagaagCCTGCGATGAAGAAGGTTGCCGTTAAGGTTAAAAAGATTGTGGCCTCTGTTTTGATGTTCATGAGAACTGCTTCTTTCAGATCTTCGTGTAATAATCCTAGGACCTCTTCTGCCATAGCTGATGCAACATCTCCGCTATCAAATAGGAAGAATCGATTCTGA